The Brassica napus cultivar Da-Ae chromosome C1, Da-Ae, whole genome shotgun sequence DNA segment CCTGGTACCTTCTTCGTGTCTCCGCGCCCATGTCGCCACGTCATCGAGGACATCCCTTATCGCGATAAGAAGTGGCACAAactgttttttgttttcaagatGGATCGAGCATCCATGGGTGAATTCGACTTCTCTCGGCTTCCTCGGCGTTGGGCCGAGAATATCGgttagttttgttttatctaTGTGTCGATTTTTCTCTTTGGGGAATTGGTGACTCAACTTTTCGTTTTTCTTCGATCGATTCAGCTCCTTCTGGAAGCTCGTCGATGTCAGACGAGATTCGTGGTCTGGTCGGGATTCTTCGTAGAGATCGTTCGAACTGGTGAACGTTTGACCAAGCTCGGATTCGAGCTGTTTTTGCTATGCCGGAGGGGACCGACAGGGCTCCTTTGGTTGGAGGTTCTGAGGACGAGGCCGAACACTCCCAGGAAGTCATAGCGACTCCTTCCGTTCAGCCCAGTGTTCAGATCGATTAACTAGACAGCTTGTGAGGAGGTCGTCGTTCCGCACTTCCGGGTCTGCATCGAGGGGCCGATCTTCTGGAAAATCTCCCTTGATCTCGATTCACGACTCTGACGATGAAGATGGTTTGGGAGAGAGGTAGCCTCCTGTCTCGTTGAGCCCTGGCTCGGAAGACGAGACCGTTGCGGCGACTCGCAAACGACGCCGATCGTCGGAGGGTGCCTTGCCCGGTTCATCTCGTCCTAGGTTTGTTCCTGAGGGAGATGGTTCTTTGTTTGCGGCCCAAAGTGGCCTAATTTCCCTCGCTGGTCGTATGAGGTCTGCGGGTTGCCTTCTCCCATCTCTTGCTTCCTTAGCTGAGAAGGAAGCCTACGCCAAGGTTGCGATGGCGAGCTCTAAGGTTCGTCTCTTGCCTTATTTTCCTTGACAACTTGCTTCGAGGTATTCGCTCGCTTATTTTGACTTCTTCTCAGGTGATGGAAGCTTTTAACGAATACATTGTGGTGATGGAAGATCACGTCATGGCTTCTCGGAACGAAAAAGTGATTGAGAGCATCGGTTCCGAGATCAAGAGGCTTTCAAAGGAGCTCGAAGCCACCAAGCGAGAAGGGAAGAAGGATGCCGAAAAGATCGAGGCATTGACTGAAGATTGGAGGAGAATTTACCTGGAGAATGAGGCTCTTATGACCTAGATGGTTTGATGCGCCTCAGATCGTACAACCCAcgtcctgctccttaccgccATGCACCAgactggttcggatgaaccttgACAGTAGGCAAAGGGTCATCTTGACCAGATCGCATGGGAAATGTAGTCTTTGACTATCTTCAATATCTGATCGCATGGGAAATGGAGTCTTTGACTATCTTTAATATTTTCAGTCAATCTTTATATTTCCTAGGCATGTTTTTCCTCAATATCTTAATGCCTTTCTTTGACTCATTCTAGAATAAATATGTAACACATCTCATggaataaaataattgatttccCCTTTATTTTGTGAGTTTATCTGCTTTGTTCGTTGTAGAAAActtcttgtttcttggtgaggttatctccaagtaaACATTCTCTATTTCgttggacttgtgcgtcatatcaagcaacgttTAGAAACCCTTTTTTTgttggacttgtgcgtcatatcaagcaacaactgaagtctggtagtatcaagagactttccgCCCCTTGTTTGTCACCattcaatccatcagttctcccttttggcgagttcatatccccTTGGTCCGGCTGAGTGATCCTTTCCCTAATTTAGGGCGAATCATGGTTGCTCAAAAGGCAAGAATCGCGACGCTCGAGGTCGAGAGAGATCGGGACATTCGTCGTGCTTCCCGTATCGCTCGTCGTGCTATTGCGACCCGGTACCGGGAAATCCTTGAGTCCTTGAAGGATAAATAGACGAGCAAGAAGAAGGAAGTATCCGCTGAGATCCAGCTGCAAGAAGTGATCGCCAACATCGAACTTCTGAACGAGCTCAAGGATGGGGGCCTGACTGTGGACGCAGAGCTTGCTCGTTTAAAGGAGATGGAAGGAGATTGTGAGAATTTCGTCGCTTCAGCCGCCGTGCCGGATTGGTCGATCTCCAAGCTCGATCTTCCTCAAGTCGGGTGATCGTCTGTCCCCGATGATTCCGCTTCTagttaaattttttcttttctttttttttttgtttaatgtcttTTGTTTTTTGCGATCTATGATCGTGGTATCTTGGATATTCTTAACGAATAAGCATAATGTTTCGGAACATCTTTGTTTCTTTAACCTTCGAGATTTTCTTTGTTTGGGTCATTGAGATATGGCGAGGCCTTGATCCTTATAAAGCTTTGCTTTGTTCTGGGACTTACCATAGTGTgacatttaattttgttttttgattcTCAACGGAACATGGCTTCGAAAAGATAAAACCCCCGTGATTCCGATAGGGTGCGAACTCGAACTTGTGGTGCTAATGCGGAACGCTTTCGAACCGAAGACGTGAGCGAAGCGCTCACAGAATTTCTTCGTGAGGAGACCCGACTTCCGCAGGCTTCAACCCAAGAGGCCAAGGACCTCGAGGGTGAAAAGTCTGTTGCTCGTGTTAAGTCGAGTAGCCCAACAAGTTCGGAGGGGCGTGACCGCTCCCCGAAGAAGGCGAAGACGAATGGCTCGGACCATTGTCTCGGTGTCTCAGGTGAAGCGGCTGTTGCTAAACCATTTCATTGCCAGTTCGCACACTCTAATGATTGCCCTATTACGGAAGATCCGGATAGTGTTGCTCACTTAGTGAGGCACTTCAAACCTGCTGGATGTCCGCTTCCTTCTTTGCGAAATATGACGGAACGCGAGGCTTATGTAAAGATGGTTGTGGCTCATGCTAAGGTCGTTCTTTTTGACACTCAATCCATGTTGAATCTTTGGTTCGTTTTGTCTGTGCTGATTTGCTACATTCCAGGCTATGGAGGCTAACAACGAGTTCGCGGCGACTTTGGAAAAGCGCATGCAAGATGTCCCGCGCTCTGATGAGCTTTACGAGATAAATAAGGTCGTTCGAGATCTAAAGCACGGTTTGAATATGGCTCAAGATCGGGAGCGTGCAAATGCCGCTCAACTGGCCGCTGCTGAGAAATTGGGGAATCAGGCTGCTTCGCTCGAAGCTCGTCTGCGAGTTGTGAGTAACGAGAGGAAATCGGCCCTCGAGCAAGTTTCCGTTTTGGAAGCGAAGGTTGTATCCTCTGCTAATAAATTCTCTGACGACCTTCGTCGCGCAACTTATGATGCTAAAAAGGCTTTGGCGGACAGCTACTTGGACGTGTTGGTATCTCTGAAGGAaaagtgggagaagaagaaggccgCAACTGATTGTGAAGCTCGTCTTACGGAGGTTATGGCAAATATAGATCTCTTTAAGGAAATCATGAACAACAATCTTTTGGCCTCAGACGAGTTGTTGCGACTACGAACGAAGGAGGTCGAGCTCGGGTCCGAGCTCGAAGTGATGGCGGTTTCGGATTTTTCCGTTGGGAAGCTCGATTTGCCTCAAATTTCGGAGGATCTGCCAGAAGATTTCTTTGCTAGGGACTCTTCCGCGGCGAATGGTGCGGATGACGTGACGAAGCGCT contains these protein-coding regions:
- the LOC111205684 gene encoding uncharacterized protein LOC111205684 gives rise to the protein MVAQKARIATLEVERDRDIRRASRIARRAIATRKKKEVSAEIQLQEVIANIELLNELKDGGLTVDAELARLKEMEGDCENFVASAAVPDWSISKLDLPQVGVRTRTCGANAERFRTEDVSEALTEFLREETRLPQASTQEAKDLEGEKSVARVKSSSPTSSEGRDRSPKKAKTNGSDHCLGVSGEAAVAKPFHCQFAHSNDCPITEDPDSVAHLVRHFKPAGCPLPSLRNMTEREAYVKMVVAHAKAMEANNEFAATLEKRMQDVPRSDELYEINKVVRDLKHGLNMAQDRERANAAQLAAAEKLGNQAASLEARLRVVSNERKSALEQVSVLEAKVVSSANKFSDDLRRATYDAKKALADSYLDVLVSLKEKWEKKKAATDCEARLTEVMANIDLFKEIMNNNLLASDELLRLRTKEVELGSELEVMAVSDFSVGKLDLPQISEDLPEDFFARDSSAANGADDVTKRLGGQFEDGEFGNEE